The genomic stretch GCAAAATATCCGAAGATCAAATATAGCATCACGTAAGCCTCCTTATAAGTGCTGTAATCACTAAGTTAAATATTCCAGCAGGTATTAAGACTTTCCAGCCCATGTTCAAAAGCTGATCAAACCTGTATCGCGGCAGTGTTGCCCTAACCCAGATGTACAGAAAGATAAAGATATAAACCTTCAAGGCAAACCAAACAGTACCGGGGACATAAGACAACCAGGGGATAAGATCACTAACAAAACGAGGAATCGTCCAGCCACCAAGAAAACACAAGACAGCAAGGCATGCCATTACATACATGGCAACATACTCTGCAAGAAAGAACAAAGCATAGCGGAACGCACTGTATTCTGTAAGATAGCCTGCAACAAGCTCTGTCTCTGCCTCCGGTAGATCAAATGGTGCCCTGTTTGTCTCTGCAAAGGCAGCGATAGTAAACACGACAAAACCTACAATTTGTGGGATCACATACATGCCAAAACGGCTCTCATACTGAGCCATGACTATATCTGAAAGCCTGAGCGAACCAGCCATAAGTACCACCGAAGCAAGGCTCAACCCTAAGGCTATCTCATAACTTAGCACCTGGGCGGCAGACCTTATCCCACCAAGGAAC from Thermodesulfitimonas autotrophica encodes the following:
- the nuoH gene encoding NADH-quinone oxidoreductase subunit NuoH translates to MTEIFWIVVKTAIVFGVVLFHVAYTTYAERKIIGRVQARYGPKEVGPHGLLQPIADFIKLFFKEDIVPQDAYRLIFKISPVIVLAFTMANLTVLPFDKGFILADINLGLLFILASASVAVYGVILAGWSSNSRYSFLGGIRSAAQVLSYEIALGLSLASVVLMAGSLRLSDIVMAQYESRFGMYVIPQIVGFVVFTIAAFAETNRAPFDLPEAETELVAGYLTEYSAFRYALFFLAEYVAMYVMACLAVLCFLGGWTIPRFVSDLIPWLSYVPGTVWFALKVYIFIFLYIWVRATLPRYRFDQLLNMGWKVLIPAGIFNLVITALIRRLT